From the Lactobacillus johnsonii genome, the window CGCCATAGGGATGGGTACTAATGAGGATCATCATTAAAATGGCGATAATTAACATGATACCGGCATAAGCCATTGATTTAGCCGTACCGAATTTATCAAATAGATAACCGCCAGAAATGTTACCAATAATACCAGCAATCCCGAAGACTGAGCCAATCATGCCGACTTCGGTTAAAGATAATTTAGTATCTAAAAAAGCTGCATAATCTTCATTTAAAGAAGCTAGTCCTAAACCAATAATTAAAAAGCCGATACTAAAGATCCAGAACCACTTCATGTGAAGAACTTGCTTGCCGCTCCAACCCTGAAATTCATGAGCATGCTTTTGAGCAGCTTCATGCCGATTCTTTTTAATTTCTTCGGCAGAAGCTACGTCTTCATCCTTCTTTGGCACTCTAATAAAAGCGGCAATTATTAGACCAACGACTAAAAGAGCAACGGCAAAAATATAGAATGGAGCCATGGAAGTTAAATGACCAGTCTTAGTATTACCAGTCATAAAGTGCTTCAAAATTGCCTGGGTAATAGGCTGTAAGAAAATATCCCCAATTGATCCCCCACAAAAGGCTAATCCAAGAGCAACACCGCGGCCCTTAAATGGAAACCAGTGATTGATAATCCAAGGAACACCTTGACCAGAATAAAAGGTTGAACCAACCATACAAATAATTCCGGCTAAATAGAAACCAGGTAGTTTCGTACTAATTCCAAAAATTACATATGCTCCGGCTGAAAGGCAAATACCAATCAAATACAAAATTTTAAAATTAACTTTCTGTAAAGCTTTACCAACCATTGGTGAAACTAGAGACCCTACGACAGCCCCAAAAGTAAAAATTAAGGTATAAGAAGCCAATGTAAAGTGAAAAGTATTAACCAGAGGGTGAACAAATAAAGGTTGGATTAATTGAGCAATTCCGTAAGGGATAGCTTGAGTTAACATACAGAGAAATACCATAAAGTATTTATAGCCTTTACTGACCACCTTGTGCCCATCGCTTGGTAGATCGTTTGACATCGTATCTCTCTTCTTTCTGATAAAATACTATTAGCTTTATAAGTTATATATTATTAAACACGTGAGCTTTGACTATAGCCACTTATATTGTCGTCTACTTAAGTAAGTAAATCAAAAATAATGACTTATTATGTTATTTAATGTATGTAATAAAAACCTGTCTAACTTTCCTAGAATAAAATGAATTACAAAAGGAAAAAGATTGATTATCTTTGCTATTAAGCATCGATATATCAATCTTTTTTAGTT encodes:
- a CDS encoding conjugated bile salt MFS transporter, producing MSNDLPSDGHKVVSKGYKYFMVFLCMLTQAIPYGIAQLIQPLFVHPLVNTFHFTLASYTLIFTFGAVVGSLVSPMVGKALQKVNFKILYLIGICLSAGAYVIFGISTKLPGFYLAGIICMVGSTFYSGQGVPWIINHWFPFKGRGVALGLAFCGGSIGDIFLQPITQAILKHFMTGNTKTGHLTSMAPFYIFAVALLVVGLIIAAFIRVPKKDEDVASAEEIKKNRHEAAQKHAHEFQGWSGKQVLHMKWFWIFSIGFLIIGLGLASLNEDYAAFLDTKLSLTEVGMIGSVFGIAGIIGNISGGYLFDKFGTAKSMAYAGIMLIIAILMMILISTHPYGARINLYAGMGWAVTSGLSVFSYMSGPAFMAKSLFGAKAQGVNLGYISLAYAIGFAIGAPLFGVIKGATSFTTAWWSTIFFVAIGFILLIFAAIKIKQIQKNIVVNKPNIILDK